The following are encoded in a window of Microcaecilia unicolor chromosome 14, aMicUni1.1, whole genome shotgun sequence genomic DNA:
- the LOC115458128 gene encoding C-reactive protein-like isoform X2, whose amino-acid sequence MERISLCCLFFMMISGTMTSTDLNKNVVLFPKESSTSYVILRPQATSSLTSFTVCLNCYTVLTRDYSLLSIANPEKFNDILIYIINSTAYSVTVGDEEIVFTAPESPLGWRHICTSWKSSTGVVTQWINGKPLPRKTLKKGYSVGTQPIIILGQDQDSYGGSFDIKQSCVGEIADVQMWNFVLSPNEIQLALVNSYLIQGNILNWRSLDYNLKGDAIIEAKLEDYTS is encoded by the coding sequence ACCTGAATAAGAACGTGGTCCTTTTCCCTAAAGAATCCAGCACCTCCTATGTGATTTTGAGGCCACAGGCGACATCTTCACTTACTAGCTTCACTGTCTGTCTCAACTGCTACACTGTCCTGACTCGTGATTACAGTCTGCTCTCTATCGCGAACCCAGAAAAGTTTAATGACATCCTTATTTACATAATCAATAGCACAGCCTACTCAGTGACTGTGGGTGATGAAGAAATAGTCTTCACTGCCCCAGAAAGCCCCCTGGGCTGGAGGCACATCTGTACCAGCTGGAAGTCTTCTACCGGAGTGGTGACTCAGTGGATCAATGGCAAGCCTCTACCTAGAAAAACCTTGAAGAAAGGGTACTCTGTTGGCACACAACCAATCATTATACTGGGACAAGATCAGGATTCCTATGGGGGATCATTCGATATAAAGCAATCATGTGTAGGTGAAATAGCTGATGTCCAGATGTGGAACTTTGTTTTGTCACCCAATGAAATTCAGTTGGCCTTGGTCAATAGTTACTTGATCCAAGGCAATATCCTTAATTGGAGGTCATTGGACTATAATCTTAAAGGTGATGCCATCATCGAGGCCAAGCTAGAGGATTACACAAGTTGA
- the LOC115458128 gene encoding C-reactive protein-like isoform X1: MERISLCCLFFMMISGTMTSTADLNKNVVLFPKESSTSYVILRPQATSSLTSFTVCLNCYTVLTRDYSLLSIANPEKFNDILIYIINSTAYSVTVGDEEIVFTAPESPLGWRHICTSWKSSTGVVTQWINGKPLPRKTLKKGYSVGTQPIIILGQDQDSYGGSFDIKQSCVGEIADVQMWNFVLSPNEIQLALVNSYLIQGNILNWRSLDYNLKGDAIIEAKLEDYTS, encoded by the coding sequence CAGACCTGAATAAGAACGTGGTCCTTTTCCCTAAAGAATCCAGCACCTCCTATGTGATTTTGAGGCCACAGGCGACATCTTCACTTACTAGCTTCACTGTCTGTCTCAACTGCTACACTGTCCTGACTCGTGATTACAGTCTGCTCTCTATCGCGAACCCAGAAAAGTTTAATGACATCCTTATTTACATAATCAATAGCACAGCCTACTCAGTGACTGTGGGTGATGAAGAAATAGTCTTCACTGCCCCAGAAAGCCCCCTGGGCTGGAGGCACATCTGTACCAGCTGGAAGTCTTCTACCGGAGTGGTGACTCAGTGGATCAATGGCAAGCCTCTACCTAGAAAAACCTTGAAGAAAGGGTACTCTGTTGGCACACAACCAATCATTATACTGGGACAAGATCAGGATTCCTATGGGGGATCATTCGATATAAAGCAATCATGTGTAGGTGAAATAGCTGATGTCCAGATGTGGAACTTTGTTTTGTCACCCAATGAAATTCAGTTGGCCTTGGTCAATAGTTACTTGATCCAAGGCAATATCCTTAATTGGAGGTCATTGGACTATAATCTTAAAGGTGATGCCATCATCGAGGCCAAGCTAGAGGATTACACAAGTTGA